One genomic region from Candidatus Nomurabacteria bacterium encodes:
- a CDS encoding PrgI family protein — MAQYKVIQDIESEDKLLGPLSLRQFIYAAITIALGFVAFKLFISSAWFLGIVFVPPALFFGLLAAPLGGQQSSEIWLLAKIRFFIMPRKRIWDQSGIQQLVTITAPKKVEKQLTKGYSQDEVKSRLRTLSATLDTRGWAVKNATNMYAVGQNQSSDRLFEIDTQDIPSISTEPTADMLDPTTSPRAQAMDQMINKSAQEHKQQIEENLKKYSQKLSNQTRVAPPSEQQEQDLLKKIHAQQSQPSEFNSRLKTINPIGDQQTQITKTQSPVHSPVTPTTDPAILNLVENSEGLSVRTIAHEAERLKKRDDDDEVVISLH; from the coding sequence ATGGCGCAGTATAAAGTAATTCAAGATATCGAATCAGAAGACAAGCTACTTGGTCCGTTAAGCTTGCGACAATTTATCTACGCGGCGATCACTATCGCTCTGGGTTTTGTAGCTTTTAAGTTATTTATTAGTAGTGCTTGGTTTTTAGGCATAGTTTTTGTTCCGCCAGCACTATTTTTTGGCTTGTTAGCAGCGCCACTAGGTGGGCAACAATCTTCTGAAATTTGGTTGCTAGCCAAAATACGTTTTTTTATTATGCCACGCAAACGAATTTGGGATCAATCTGGTATTCAGCAATTAGTCACCATAACAGCCCCTAAAAAGGTCGAAAAACAACTTACTAAAGGTTACAGTCAAGATGAGGTCAAGAGTCGCTTAAGAACACTGTCAGCCACCTTAGATACTAGAGGTTGGGCAGTAAAAAATGCCACCAATATGTATGCTGTTGGACAGAACCAATCTAGTGACAGACTTTTTGAGATAGACACGCAGGATATTCCGTCAATCAGCACAGAGCCAACTGCCGATATGCTAGACCCCACCACCAGCCCCAGAGCTCAAGCTATGGATCAGATGATTAACAAATCCGCCCAGGAGCACAAGCAACAAATAGAAGAAAACCTTAAAAAATATTCTCAAAAGCTGTCTAACCAAACCAGGGTTGCGCCACCATCAGAACAACAAGAGCAAGATCTTCTCAAGAAAATTCATGCTCAGCAATCACAGCCTAGTGAATTTAATAGTCGTTTAAAAACCATTAACCCGATCGGGGACCAACAAACTCAAATCACAAAAACTCAAAGTCCTGTCCATTCACCAGTGACACCAACGACCGACCCTGCTATACTAAATCTTGTCGAGAATAGCGAAGGACTTTCTGTTAGAACTATTGCACACGAGGCTGAACGCCTCAAGAAGCGCGATGATGACGATGAGGTTGTTATTTCGCTTCATTAG
- a CDS encoding DUF87 domain-containing protein gives MAFGKKQQPLDPVAIAQQQAMREQQEVNTAFQKGVTALRDFIAPSSLEFNSSYFQIGTRHARTFYVFGYPRQLYTGWLSSLINIDEIIDMSMFIYPVESQVVLENLRKKVSQLEAGLQIDAEKGRVRDPGKQAAIVDAEEMRDKLQVGEERFFRFGFYFTIYASSLDELEFVTHKIESLLGQQLVYSKPATSQQEQGLSSTVPQFTDQLQIKRNMSTGALSTTFPFTSADLTQENGIMYGINMHNSGLVIFDRFSLENSNAVVFAKSGAGKSFTVKLEALRSMMFGTEVVIIDPENEYQRMAEAVGGAYVRLSLNSSTRINPFDLPRVVDTEEADNALRSNLITLHGLLRLMMGGAQAQMQSGGGMVAPALSPVEEADLDAALIETYAKAGITNDPLTHNSPPPTINDLYDTLLHMGGTGPQLAQRLRKYTSGTFAGIFSQQSNIDINNQLAVFNIRDLEDELRPVAMYIVLNFIWNRTKADKKKRILIVDEAWQLMKYEDSANFMFSLAKRARKYNLGITTITQDVEDFMGSRMGRAIVANSSLQILLKQSPSAVDVLADVFKLTSEERKRLSQFPVGQGLFFAGQNHVHIQIMASPTETQLITTNPKQVQQIQEQVAYQQGGVAPVQGEVSFNNPEPILNNSQDYGPPPMQ, from the coding sequence ATGGCCTTCGGCAAAAAACAACAACCACTTGACCCGGTAGCTATTGCCCAACAACAAGCAATGCGCGAACAACAAGAGGTTAACACAGCTTTTCAAAAAGGTGTGACTGCTCTTCGTGATTTTATTGCCCCGAGTTCATTGGAGTTTAATTCTTCGTATTTCCAAATCGGAACAAGGCATGCTAGAACATTTTATGTTTTCGGTTACCCTAGACAGCTTTATACCGGATGGCTGAGTAGCTTGATAAACATTGATGAGATTATTGATATGTCTATGTTCATCTACCCGGTTGAAAGCCAGGTGGTGTTAGAGAACCTTCGCAAAAAGGTTAGCCAATTAGAGGCTGGCTTACAAATTGATGCCGAGAAGGGAAGGGTTCGTGACCCAGGCAAGCAGGCAGCCATTGTGGATGCTGAAGAAATGCGAGACAAACTTCAAGTTGGTGAAGAACGGTTCTTTAGGTTTGGCTTTTACTTTACGATTTACGCTAGTAGCCTTGATGAATTAGAATTCGTAACGCATAAAATTGAATCACTTCTTGGCCAACAGTTAGTTTATTCTAAGCCCGCGACTTCACAACAAGAACAGGGCTTGAGTAGTACAGTTCCACAATTCACCGATCAGCTTCAAATTAAACGAAACATGAGCACTGGAGCATTGAGCACTACCTTTCCGTTCACTAGTGCCGACCTTACCCAAGAAAACGGCATTATGTATGGCATAAACATGCATAACTCTGGCTTGGTGATTTTTGATCGATTTAGCCTAGAAAACAGTAACGCGGTAGTTTTTGCAAAATCCGGTGCCGGGAAATCCTTCACTGTTAAACTTGAAGCTTTGCGAAGTATGATGTTTGGAACAGAAGTTGTGATTATAGATCCGGAAAACGAATATCAACGCATGGCCGAAGCTGTTGGTGGTGCATATGTACGTCTTAGCCTAAACTCCTCAACGCGCATTAATCCTTTTGATTTACCAAGAGTAGTCGACACCGAAGAAGCTGACAATGCACTGCGTAGCAACTTAATCACACTACATGGTTTATTACGATTAATGATGGGTGGCGCTCAAGCTCAAATGCAATCTGGGGGTGGCATGGTTGCCCCCGCTCTTAGCCCTGTAGAAGAAGCCGATCTGGACGCCGCCTTGATTGAAACTTATGCCAAAGCCGGAATCACCAATGACCCCCTAACACACAACTCACCACCACCAACAATAAACGACCTCTATGATACGCTTCTACATATGGGTGGAACGGGGCCTCAGCTTGCTCAAAGATTAAGGAAGTACACTAGTGGTACATTCGCTGGTATTTTCTCTCAGCAATCAAATATTGACATCAATAATCAGTTAGCTGTGTTTAATATCCGCGATCTTGAAGATGAGCTACGACCAGTAGCAATGTATATAGTACTGAATTTCATATGGAACAGAACAAAAGCAGACAAAAAGAAACGTATTTTAATCGTAGACGAGGCGTGGCAACTAATGAAGTATGAAGACTCTGCTAATTTTATGTTTAGCCTAGCAAAACGAGCTCGTAAGTATAATCTAGGCATCACAACTATAACTCAGGATGTGGAAGATTTCATGGGAAGTCGAATGGGGCGAGCGATTGTTGCTAACTCATCACTACAAATACTACTCAAGCAATCGCCTTCTGCGGTTGATGTTTTAGCCGATGTTTTTAAGTTAACAAGTGAGGAACGAAAACGACTCAGTCAGTTCCCGGTTGGTCAAGGATTATTTTTTGCCGGACAAAATCATGTTCATATTCAAATTATGGCTAGCCCAACCGAGACTCAGCTAATCACCACCAACCCAAAACAAGTTCAACAAATTCAGGAACAAGTGGCTTACCAACAGGGGGGGGTAGCACCAGTACAAGGTGAGGTTTCGTTCAACAACCCAGAACCTATACTAAACAACAGCCAGGACTACGGCCCACCACCAATGCAATAG